AAGCTACGCAATATTTCTTTACTTAAATTCTAATCGTGGTTGTAGGCTGATTGTTAAATATCTACCTCTAGTTCACCACGAAGAACCGAGAATTGCATAATTTGGCATTTTGGCAGATTTCCTCAAGTCTAAGTTGGTATGGTGATATCCGCGAATGTCTTTGTGCGACAATTACCGACTTGCAGAATCCCTCGGCTAACTACCGGGGGGCTTTTTTTTGTAAAGTGCAAAATTTTTTGGCAACTGCTACTAAAAAATGTACGTATTATGGTTTTTTTCTTTTAATCTAAAACTTCAAACTGATTCAGCTTTAGATGTAAATATAGAATTAGATGTGTATCTAACTAGGTTAATTATTTCTCAAAATTTAAGATTATTTTTATATATAAAAGGGCAGTTTACTGTTAAAATACCTCAAATAGTTCAATGTTTTTATACGAGTTGTTTAATCAGAATGAAGAGCGATCGCTTGAATATTTATTTGGGCGATCGCTTGAAAATCTAGAGGAAATTATGTTGACTATTTATCATCAAATCATTTGATGTCACCAGTGAATGTAAAAAATGATAACTAACCATTAACGTGATTTAATCTTTTGATAACGAAGTTCACTGCTTACCAAGCAAATATATTTTTATTCTCTCGCTTCACCACTATTTGAGAAATCCAATTAAAATTTCTAGATTGTAATTAGATAATATAAATAACTTTGCCAAATCAATTTCTTGAATAAATTAGTAAGTAGATAATTTTTGATGATTAACTAAATTTATTAACTTAATTAGCTCAATTAATTACTATTTAGTGGCTATGGCAAACTGTAGAGGTAACGCCTAAATTCTCGCGAACAGAATTAGCAACCTGAGCAACAAGTGTAACTTCGCCTTTATTGTTAAAGACCCAACCAGATGCAGGAACTAGAGAGAGGCTATTAAGTGTCTTAGATGGTTTGACAGCGGGAGTTCGTGATTGATGCTGTGGCTTTGCGGCTACAGTGCGGCGTGTATCTGACCATACTGCATCGCTATTGAGATTGTCATTGGGACTGGGAGGTAAGCCACCACGCCCAGCTACGGTGAATTGGTTGGCTACTTGTTCTGCTTGTGTACCACAACCTTGAGCGATTAGTTGGGAAACATCTACTACAGTTTGAGGTAAAGTAGTTAAACCTTGAGTTGGGTCAACATCGGGGTTGTTGATGTTCACAACTCCATTCACACCAAAAGTTGAACTGGCAGTAATATCACTTTCGGGTGTTTCAAATTGTCGTGGTTGAATACCAAAAATACTTCTTGCAGTAATATTAACTTGACCGCCATTACCTGTAAAAGCATTGGCTTTGATGTTGCTATCTTCTGAGGGGATAGCCACAATAAATGGAGCTTTGATATTAATGATGCCACCATTACCACCAGCAACATTATTACCTGCTGTGGTGGAGATTAAACTCTGGCGGCGTAGAAGTAGCACCTCATTTAATGTGAGTGTGATATTACCACCATCACCAGAGGCTGTTTCAGCAATTAACTTGGCTTGATTATCTAATTGGACAATACGCGCCTTGATATCTAAATTGCCGGCTTGTCCAGAGCCTTCACTACTTACTGATAATTCTGCGCCATCTCGTACCGACAAGCGATCGCTATTAATAATTAAATTACCAGCTTTCCCAGAAGCTTGAGCGTCGGTAAACAAAGTACTTATGACACTTTCACCACCAATATTAGCTGCACCCACAACGTCTATCGAATCAGTAGCTTTGATATTCAAGATTCCCCCCGCCCCTTCCCCAAAAGAAGCAGAACGAATTTCTCCGCCATTCTGCACTACCAACTGTCTCAGAGTGAAAGTAGCATTACCACCAACTTGACTAGAACCAAAATTAGCAGCCGAGATTCTGGCTCCATTTTCCACAGTCAGCAGTCCAGTTGTAATATCCAAATTGCCGACATCGCCTGTAGCGCCAGCCTCAGCACCAATAAAAATTCCACTGCGACCGAGATCGGAGGGTAAAGCGTTAGCGTCAGAAGCGGTTCCACTGACAAGAATTGTATCTGAAGCTTGAATAGTGATATTACCGCCTTTACCGCTATTGCGAACAGAGGTGGCTATCTGTGCGCCACCCGTAATAATCAACTTTTGTGTTTCAATATTTAAGTTTCCGGCATTAGTTGATTGCGCTATGGATTCTTGAGCAACTTGAGCAAAAATTCCACTAGGCTGCTGACTGTCAATGAGATTTCTGCCACGCAATTCCACAGAATTTGCAGCTTTGATGCTGATATTTCCTGCTTGACCCGACCCAAACGTGGAAGAATCTATGGTTGCGCCATCTCTAATGAGTAGTTTTTGAGCTTCAATTGTGATTTTGCCAGCGCTACCTGTAGCAGACTCTAGAACTTGAGATGCGATACTGCTAGGAAAAAAACCATCTGGGGTTGAACCTGCCAATTCCACCAACTCTGAAGCTTTCACCTGTATATTTCCAGCATTCCCGTCACCCAAAGCAAAAGTTGCTAGAAATGCACCTTCATCAATAGTGAAATTTCTGGCATTGATTGACAAATTATCTTGTCTGCCTTCACCAAAGCTATTAATAAATACTAAAGAACTGTCAGTAAGTTTGACATTCCCACCTTGGAAATGAATGTCGCTACCATCATTACCGCTGCCATAAATAATCGCAAATTGAGAAACTTGAATATCTCGAAAATCTTGTATACCTGAATAATCAAAGGCGTAACCTTTCGCAATTTCTGTGAGTTTGACTAAACCTGTACCAACACTACCCAGTTCAATTCTGCCTGCGGTTGTTGTCAGATTTCCCCCTTCTATTGCTACATCACCTCCTATCAATGCCAAGGTTTTACCAATAGGAGCTTTTAAACCAATAGGGTTAGGAGGATCAGCATCAGTCATTTCTCCATTTGGGCTGGCTTGGGACTGATTAACAATACTACCGACATGAGAACCAAAGTTTAAACCTATCGGAGCGCTGACTGTTAATAATGGGTCAAGAGTATGGTTTGTAGCACTAAATTCTTTACCATCAGCAAACTTAATACTATTGGCAGTACTGGCGACAAAGGAACCACCAACATTTAAGCTGGCATTGGGGCCAAAAACCATTCCACTAGGATTAATTAAAAATAGATTAGCTGTGCCATTAGCTCTGATGATGCCATCTATATTAGAAATTGAGCCACCTGTTATCCGTGCAAAGATGTTTCTGACTGCCGAGTTATTGTTGAAAAAGGCAGTATCGCCTGTCATTGCAGCGGTATTAACAGAGAAGGAAAATTCTTGAAAGCTGTGAAATAGGTTTGTACCTCTAAGCGTGCCGCCCTCAATGATTCTGAGATTACCAGAGTTGCTGACAGTGGTATTTACAGGGAGGGTTTTATCTGGAATCATGTCTGCAACGACTGGGTTACAAGCTAACAACCACAATATTGCCGTACAATTCCATCTCCAGAATCGCATCAGATAGTTTACCTTTACCACGGCGATTGCACCTTAATTACATAAAAATTGAGAGACTCAGATCCCCGACTTCTTCAAAAAGTCGAGGATCTGGTTATTGATTAATAGTTAAAAGTTAGGACACCTTCTTCAAGCGCTTGCGGTGTTGCAGTAGCGATCGCATCCCCAAAACGCCTACACTCAGTAAACTAGCCGCAACAGTAGATGGTTCGGGAACTGGTTGACTAGTGTTTTGCCGATCAATAGCAAATGTTCCACCGCCATTAATCTGACGAGGAAATATACCAAAAATTCTATTAACTCCAGCAAAACCTGTTAAATTATTAATCAGCCTAGAATCGTCAGACTGAATAAACCAAACTACATCAGGCTGATTACTAGCTGTTCCTGCCAAAAAGCTAATATCATACCTCAGTACGTTACCCGAAAAATTGATTTCAGTAGATTTATTGAAAAAACCCTGTAAGAAATCTAAAGTAACGTCAGATCCATCAATATTCAGATCACTGATAGTAGGATTATTCTCATCACCTTCAGTCGTCAATCTGCGAACAGTTAAATTTCCTAATGGACAAAGATCTTCACCACAAATGGCTGAATTCTTTATATCAGAATTAGCCTCTGTAATATTAAAATTTTGAACTGCTCCTGGAAAATATCCTAAATTGTCATTGCCTAAACCAGGTAAGGATTCAGTAACAGTAGTGTTTACATCAAAAGTAACGACTGGGCCGTTCATTGAAGCACCAGAATAACGAACCCTTTGCGCTTGGGCAGTATCTGGCATTATAGTAGCTGCAAGAGTCATTAATGTCGCTGCTCCGACAACTTTCTTCAAAGCATTGTTAATCATGGAAAAACTCATCTCTTTATTTAACTTATCTTTGCAATCAATTGCAAAGATAAAACTTGAAAAACTCATAATTAAAGATGCGTACTGAACTCTATCCAATTCAGTATTAACCCTGTTGTTGCTGCATGGAAAACAGCAGTTCATTATTGTGATTTAAGCACAAATAAGTAAATATACGATATATATTTTGGAATTTCTTTGTATTTACTTTATCAAATCTACATATTTTTATAAGTAGTTTAGACGTAAATATTTATCGTTATCAATCAATTAACAATTGTCTAGATGGTTATCAATCTACTGATAACCTGCTGCTTGCAATAAAAATAACTTGGCGTAAATTCCCCCAGATTTCAGCAACTCTTCATGAGTACCTTGTTCTTGGACTTCCCCGTTGTCAATCACCACAATTTTGTCAGCCATTCTGACAGTAGAAAAGCGGTGAGAAATCAAAAACACCATTTGATTTTGCGTCAAGGTACGAAAATGATTAAAAATTTCAAACTCAGCTTGAGCATCAATCGCCGATGTAGGCTCATCTAAAACTAAAATATCTGCTTGAGTTCGCATAAAAGCACGAGCAAGAGCAATTTTTTGCCACTGTCCACCAGATAGTTCTTGTCCACCTTTGAACCAGCGTCCGAGTTGAGTTTGAAAACTTTGCGGTAATTTTTCAATAAAAGAATTGGCTAATCCTTTTTGGGCTGCAATTTGCCAACGATGTTTATCTTCGAGATTTTTAACATCACCAACACCAATATTTTCACCCACTGTAAATTGATAACGCACAAAGTTTTGAAAAATCACACCAATGCGCCGCCGTAAAATATCAACATCCCATTCTTGTAAGTCCAAACCATCTAATAAAATTCTCCCAGAATCTGGTGTGTAAAGTCGAGTAAGCAGTTTAATTAAAGTAGTTTTACCGGAACCATTTTCACCAACAATTGCTAGTTTTTCCCCTGGTTGTAAATGTAGGGAGATATTTTTTAAAGCTGGTTTATTACTACCTGGATAAGTAAAAGAGACATTCTCAAAGCGAATCCCATCTTGAGGAGATAAACCTTTGGTAGCGTAACCCCAAGGTTGAGTAACTTTTTCTTCTAAGAAGTCGTAGAGATTCGATAAATATAAGTTATCTTCGTACATCCCACCAATGGAAGTCAGGGCGTTAGAAAAAGTCGCCTGTCCTTGACGAAACACGGTGAGATACATAGTCATATCTCCCAACGAAATTTTTCCCGCCACTGCTTCTAAAACTATCCATGCGTAGGCAATATAAAAAGCAATGGTACTGACTAAACTCAGCAGATATCCCCACAGTCCCCGACGCAGAGTTAAGTCTTTGTCTTCGCCGAAAAGTTGATGGAAAACTTCGCGGTAACGTGCTAAGAGCATTTCTCCTAGCTGGTAGAGTTTGATTTCTGTTGCAAAATCTTCCCGTGCTAAGAGATTTTCGATGTAGTGCTGTTGACGAGTTTCCGGCGCACGCCAACTAAATAAGCGAAAGGCTTCACCAGCAAATCTAGTTTCGGCAATGAACGCAGGCATGGCTGCTACGATTAAAACTATGACAGCCCAAATGGAAAACTTTACTAACAAAACGCCGTAGGTAACGAGCGACAAGGCATTTTGGACTAAGCCAAATGTGCGGTTAACCAAAGAAAGGGGACGGACTGAAGCTTCGCGCCTAGCGTTGGTGAGTTTGTCGTAAAATTCTGAGTCTTCAAACTGATGCAGTTCTAAAGTCAGGGCTTTTTCTAAGATGAGAACATTTACCCGCTGACCAAGTAAAACTCGCAGTAAAGATTGACAAACAAGCAAACCGCGCTGACTACCGGCTAATAAAATAACTGCGATCGCTTCTAAGCCAACATACCATAAAGGATGATAACCACCGACTGCATTACCTTGCGCCGCCAATAACACAGCATCTACAATGAGTTTACCAATGTAGGCGATCGCCGCTGGTAAAAGTCCCGCCACTAAAGTTAACGTCGCCAAACTCAACGTCAAACCACGGCTGGTAGTCCACACTAAATTTATCGCCCGTCCACTGTAGCGAAAGACAGACAGAGATTGTCGCAGAGTGTTTCTTACTTTTTTAGTCCCCATTATTATTTTTATAGCGTAGAAACACCGAGTTGGGGTGATAAGTAAATAAAGAGAATAACTCTTAACTCAACACAACGTATACTACGGATACATTCTGCCTGTAGCTTGATATGAGCCTGTGCATCAACCCCTTCTGCCCTAATCCAGAAAACCCGGACAATGATAATCATCGCTTTTGTCAAAGTTGTGGTTCCCAACTACTTTTAGAAGACCGCTATCGGGTTATGCGCCTGTTAAGTGATAAAACTAGCTTTGGCAAAATCTATGAAGTCTACACTAGGAGTACGCCAAAAATTCTCAAAGTACTGAAAGAACAACTCAATAACCACGCCAAAGCAGTTGAACTCTTTCAGAAAGAGGCTAATGTTTTAAGTCAATTAAATCATTCAGGAATCCCCCAAGTTGATGGTTATTTTCAATATCAAACCAGCAATGGATTCAAGCTCCATTGTTTAGTAATGGAGAAAATTGATGGTGTTAATTTAGAAGAATGGCTACAACAACAAAGTCACCAGCCCATTTCGGAAAAACAAGCGATCGCCTGGTTAAAACAATTAGCCGAAATCTTGAATATAGTTCATAGCCAAGGCTGGTTTCATCGTGATATTAAACCAGCCAACATCATGTTACGTAACAATGGACAATTAGTTTTAATTGATTTTGGCACTGCGAGAGATGCAACCCATACTTATTTAGCCAAATTAGGCGAAGGAAATCAAATTACAGCCGTATTTTCAGCAGGTTATACCGCAACAGAACAAGCCTGCGGTCAAGCTGTCCCACAATCAGATTTTTTCTCCCTAGGGCGCACTTTTGTTTATTTATTAACGGCACAATATCCACTACGATTTTACAATGCTCGTGATGATGTTTTAAACTGGCGACCAGCAGCAAATGTCTCCCCAAAATTTGCTGCATTTTTAGATAATTTGATGGCAAGAAAAGCCGCAGATAGACCACAAACTCCTGAAATCCTCTTGCAACAACTGCGACAACTAGAGCAGACAACAACACTCAAAACCACCCAAATTTCTCGTAAATTTCCTAGAGTAATAACTGTAGGAACTCTCCTAGTTATGGCAGGAGTATTAAGTTATGGATTATATCAATTGCCTAGACTGACATTTATACATAACAATCAATTAGAACATCTGCAAATAGACAACACTCTAAAATCTCACTCACACTACGTTAAAACCCTGTCTATCTCTCAAAATGGTAAAACGTTAGTCAGTGGTAGTAGTGACAAAACCATCAAAATTTGGAATTTAGCAGATGGCAGTTTAATTCGGACAATATCTGGTCATAATAGTGGCGTAATTGCAGTGGCTATTAGCCCAGATAATCAGACTTTAGTGAGTAGTAGTAATGACCAGACTATCAAAATTTGGAACTTAGAAACTGGGACATTAATTCACACTCTGAAAGGACATGAAGGTGCCGTTTGGTCAATTGCTATTAGCCCAGATGGACAAACTTTAGTCAGTGGTAGTGGCGATAAAACCATCAAAATTTGGAATTTAAAAACAGGCCAGTTAGTTAAGAAGCTCACCAGCCATTTGAGTTCTGTAATGTCATTAGCAATTAGTCCTGATGGTCAAACATTAGTCAGCGGTAGTAATGATAAAACAATTAAAATTTGGAATTTAGCCACAGGTGAATTAATGCGGACAATCACAGGTCATGATGATGCCGTTATTTCTCTGGCTATTAATCCTGACAGTCAAACATTAGTCAGTGGTAGTAATGATAAAACAATTAAAATTTGGAATTTAGCCACAGGCGAATTAATTAAGACACTGACAGGTCACAACGCAGAGGTTTTTTCTGTAGCAATTAGTCCTGATGGCAAGACTTTAGCTAGTGGTAGCGGTGACACTACAATTAAACTATGGAATTTAAATGATGGTAGCTTAATTCAGACACTTACAGGTCACACTACTACTGTTTATTCTGTAGTTTTTAGTCCAGATTCGCAAACATTAGTCAGTGGTAGTAGTGATAGAAGTATCAAAATCTGGCGAATTCAGCAGTGAGATAGTAGTTACAAAACTCACAAAGAAATAATTAAGTTAAGTTGTTTTGGAGAAAATTTAGTAAATACATATCTCCACTCATACTTTAGTTAAAATATTCTATAAGGTTTTTGATTTTTGTGTTAAGGTAGAAGAGAAGAGTAAAATTAATTCATATTTTTTTTATTATTAGCAGAATTTCACCTTAAATCCAAACTAATTGTTAGTTAATTATGTGATGTCATATATTTATGGAATCTAATAAGTACAAAATTGAGTACAAGTTTCATTCAATCTGTATTGAAGAGGAATCATTAAGTAGAAAAGCTTACTACTACAAAATTTCTGGCGAATTGTGTCATAACAGTGGATTTGTCAATTCAATTTCTGAAGCCGAAAAAGAAGCTAAAGAGAAAATTGATGAAAAGTTTAATCTGATAGATCAAAAAGCTGCATTACACAGATATTGCGTAATGCGTGATTTTGAAAGCTTTGTGGAAGTGTTAAATCAACAACAAGAAATTCCTAAAGAGATTACTTATCAAGTAGCTGCTCAATTAGCTTTAGCTTCCACTTTAAAATATTTTACAAAAGAAGCATTAAAAATTAATGTTAATAGTTCAGGAACTGTAGATGTTAGTGGAGAACTCAACACAGATAACCTACAGTAATTAAGTCAGTTTTTGACATAATATTCTAGCGCTTATTCAGCCTTGTCTATTTTTAGGTCAGTAATTAATTTGAGGCTTAACTATAACCACAGCTAATGAATATGGCAAAAGATAAAGAACTAGTTATAAGTCAGATTAGTCTTGAAGTCAGAGAATTGATCAAGATGTATGCTGCTGTTAACGAATGTACACAAGTTGAGATGTTAGAACGCATTGTTTTGGAGTGGAATGCACAACAAAGCCGAACCGAAAGACCTCCAGGAGATGAAGATGAGTAGTGTAGTTTTATTTCTATTTTATAAATAATCTCTGAGTCAGCATTAATTAAAAGTTAATCAATAGTGCTGCAATGTACATAATTTGAAAATTAAATTTAGATTTATCTTTAGCAATACACAAAATAATAAGAATATTTTCAATTTTTAAACTTAAGTAACAAAAACTCAATATTTTCTGCCTCATGGCTGAAGAAGTATAGAGCATACTGTGTTACCTTAGTAATACTTGCAAGGCAAAGTGTTGAATAATTGAGAGGAAAAAATTATCGTAGTCCAAAAGCAGCTAATTAACTCGCAAATCAAGTCACCTCAAGTCTTCTTGATTGACCATGAAAATAATAATCGTGGTTTGATAGACACCTATGAAGCTCTACAGATAGCGCAGAGCGTCGAGCTTGACTTGGTTGTAGTCTCCCAAAACGAAGACATTCCAGTAGCCAAGATTCTCAACTATGGTAAACTTCAGTATCAAAAGAAGAAACGCCAGGGTTCAAGTGCTAGACCTACTGTAAAAGAAGTTCGCTTCCGTCCTAATGTCGGTGCGGGTGACTATAATTTGCGTATTAATCAAGCACTTCAGTGGTTGAGTAAAGGCGATTCAGTCAAATTTGCTATTCGTTTACGGGGTCGAGAAAATCAATATCGCCAGCAGGCTGGAGATATGCTAGACCGCATTGTTACTGATCTGGGTCAAGTTGGGAAAGTCCAATCCCTGGATAAACGCTCATTGATTGTGCAAATCATGCCTGCATAAAAATATAAACAGCGCTCTATATACACGAAACATAGAGCGCTGTTATTTACTTATGAATGGAAATTGCCATTAGTTGGCAATAGTCATCATAATTTCTTTGATGTTATTTAAACAAAAATCAATATGAGAGCGAATAGCTCGCTCATAAACTACGGTTTGCTGTGTGCGTACTCCTACAGCCTGATATATCAACTTAACTTCTGGGAATTCGCTCCAGTACATCAAAAATATGTCTTTAGCAGGAGTAATAATTTCATAATTATTTTCTTGCCTTTTTTTTCTCAGTTTACAATTATTTAGTTGTAATTTTTGTCTAAATAATTTTTCAAATTCAGGAATTATATTTGCAGTAGTTTCCATACTTGATACACCTTGCAATTGCTTGTTAGGGAAAACATGATTCTGTAATGCTACTGAGTATGACATTAAGCTATCTAATATTAAAGCTAGTCATATCAAAATTGTTAATTACATAGCACTTTCAGCATTTGAATAAGACTACATATTTATCAATAATACCTGCGGAAATTTAATTAATAAAAGGCTTCTATATTCTGGCGAAAAGCAATCAAGGCGTGCTTACCTTGCTCTTCTTTGAGTGCAGATAGAATTGCATTTGATGCTTCTAATGAGACTATTGTCTTGATTTCAATATTAGTGTTGTAGCCTGCTAAGTCTGACAAGCGTCTTCCGTGACCACCTTCACCCTGTACTTGATTAATTGTATAGCCGCTGACGTTATGGTTTTTTAGCAACTTAACAATCCGGTCTTTGAGTACTGTTTCACCAATAATGGTGATTAAAATAGCAGGCTCAACGGGAGGGGTTGAGTTTGACATAGAGAACTCCAGAAATTCGATTTTAGGTCAATACGGTTTAGTTAAGATCCCCCCGCCTGCGGCGACCCCATTTTTAAGGGGGTAATAGAGGGTTATGAGCCGCCCTTTTTAAGGGGCTTGGGGGATCTTCAGAAGATTAAAACGTTAACTGAACCGTATTGGATTTTAGGTGATTTTCCAGTCCATATTTTGTATTAAAAAGGCTCAAGCATTTCTGCCTAAGCCGGTAATAAATGCAATTAATATGCTGGATTAATGAGTTAGCTGAAATAGCTAAATCTATAAAGCTTAGTAGCGGTTACGTGCGCCGTAGCTTCCACGATTACCACCAAATGAACCTCTGTCTTCTTTGGGTTTAGCTTTATTCACTTTCAGGTCACGTCCCATCCATTCAGCGCCATCAAGAGCTTCAATGGCTGCTGTTTCTTCAGCATCTGTACCCATTTCCACAAATCCAAAACCACGCATCCGACCTGTTTCACGGTCAGTAGGTAACTGAATGCGTTTTACTGAACCATATTCTGCAAAAACTGCATTTAGACTATCTTCTGTAACTTCATAAGAAAGATTGCCTACATAAACTGACATAGATTGTCTCCGAAATCATAAGTGTCTGGAGATTTAGGTTTCGGAGAAAAGTCTGTAAATACCAAAAGGAAAAAGCCTGTCAATAATAAAAACAAACGCGGTCGCCGAATTAACTCTCACTCCCTAGTATGACATAGCAAGCAATTATCAGGGGTGAGTTGTCAAAAGCGTTATATAAAGTTATGTAAGCAATTTATCACTCCGTGTGGGTGATCAAGTTTAATGCTTGCAATGAGCTTAGTCTACGCAAGGATCAATACTTACCCTTGGTAGATAAAGGCTTTCGCAGTAATATATAAGCGCAAAGCCATCTTCTCGAAAGTTAGATTGACAATGATCCCTATACGGCAAACCTTAGTTAAATCTGATATTCAACTTTCTTATTTAGAGTGGAGTCAAGGTCAAGAGCCTTTGCTGTTATTACATGGGCTAGGCGACCATGCGCTGGTTTGGTCTAGCTTGGGAGCATATTTAGCAGCAGATTACCATATAGTTGCGCCAGATATGCGGGGTCATGGTGAAAGCAGCAAACCAGAGAAAGATTATAGCTTTGAAAGTGCGATCGCCGACCTCGAAACTCTCATGGATAAATTAGGATGGTCTTCCGCCCATGTTGTGAGTCATTCCTGGACTGGGAAATTAGCTGTTATCTGGGCTAAGAAAAATCCCCAACGGGTGCGAAGTATGGTGCTGGTTGACCCGATTTTCATCTGGAAAATGCCCGAATTCTTAAAAGCGACGTTTCCTGTGTTGTACCGCTTTTTATCTTTTCTCAAAGGTATGGGGCCATTTGCTAGTTATGCAGAAGCTGAACAACTAGCCCAAAAATTAAACCAATATCAAGGCTGGAATGAACTACAACAGCAGGTATTCCAAGCAGGAATTGAACAAAAACCTGATGGTAGTTGGGGTAGTAAGTTCACCATAGCCGCCCGTGATGGGATTTTTGAAGATGTGATGCGTGTACCTGGCTTTACCAGTCCCATTGACACACCCGCCTTGTTTGTTAAGTCTGATAAAGGTCTTAACCGCCAAGAATGGCAATTAAAACCCTACAAAACCAATCTGAAAAACTTACGTTTGTGTCAAGTTCCGGGAAACCATTGGCCTTTTCTGACTGAACCTGAGTCATTTAACCGGACTGTGGCGGCTTTCTTAGCAGAGTGTAAATGAGTCAATAGTCAATGGTCAATGGTCATTTGACTTTTGACTCTTGACTTTTGACTTTTGACTGACAATGAGCCTTTGCATAAATCCAGTTTGTCCCAAACCGAACAATCAAGATAACGATAAACACCGCTTCTGTCAAAGT
This window of the Nostoc sp. HK-01 genome carries:
- a CDS encoding filamentous hemagglutinin family outer membrane protein produces the protein MRFWRWNCTAILWLLACNPVVADMIPDKTLPVNTTVSNSGNLRIIEGGTLRGTNLFHSFQEFSFSVNTAAMTGDTAFFNNNSAVRNIFARITGGSISNIDGIIRANGTANLFLINPSGMVFGPNASLNVGGSFVASTANSIKFADGKEFSATNHTLDPLLTVSAPIGLNFGSHVGSIVNQSQASPNGEMTDADPPNPIGLKAPIGKTLALIGGDVAIEGGNLTTTAGRIELGSVGTGLVKLTEIAKGYAFDYSGIQDFRDIQVSQFAIIYGSGNDGSDIHFQGGNVKLTDSSLVFINSFGEGRQDNLSINARNFTIDEGAFLATFALGDGNAGNIQVKASELVELAGSTPDGFFPSSIASQVLESATGSAGKITIEAQKLLIRDGATIDSSTFGSGQAGNISIKAANSVELRGRNLIDSQQPSGIFAQVAQESIAQSTNAGNLNIETQKLIITGGAQIATSVRNSGKGGNITIQASDTILVSGTASDANALPSDLGRSGIFIGAEAGATGDVGNLDITTGLLTVENGARISAANFGSSQVGGNATFTLRQLVVQNGGEIRSASFGEGAGGILNIKATDSIDVVGAANIGGESVISTLFTDAQASGKAGNLIINSDRLSVRDGAELSVSSEGSGQAGNLDIKARIVQLDNQAKLIAETASGDGGNITLTLNEVLLLRRQSLISTTAGNNVAGGNGGIINIKAPFIVAIPSEDSNIKANAFTGNGGQVNITARSIFGIQPRQFETPESDITASSTFGVNGVVNINNPDVDPTQGLTTLPQTVVDVSQLIAQGCGTQAEQVANQFTVAGRGGLPPSPNDNLNSDAVWSDTRRTVAAKPQHQSRTPAVKPSKTLNSLSLVPASGWVFNNKGEVTLVAQVANSVRENLGVTSTVCHSH
- a CDS encoding ABC transporter ATP-binding protein encodes the protein MGTKKVRNTLRQSLSVFRYSGRAINLVWTTSRGLTLSLATLTLVAGLLPAAIAYIGKLIVDAVLLAAQGNAVGGYHPLWYVGLEAIAVILLAGSQRGLLVCQSLLRVLLGQRVNVLILEKALTLELHQFEDSEFYDKLTNARREASVRPLSLVNRTFGLVQNALSLVTYGVLLVKFSIWAVIVLIVAAMPAFIAETRFAGEAFRLFSWRAPETRQQHYIENLLAREDFATEIKLYQLGEMLLARYREVFHQLFGEDKDLTLRRGLWGYLLSLVSTIAFYIAYAWIVLEAVAGKISLGDMTMYLTVFRQGQATFSNALTSIGGMYEDNLYLSNLYDFLEEKVTQPWGYATKGLSPQDGIRFENVSFTYPGSNKPALKNISLHLQPGEKLAIVGENGSGKTTLIKLLTRLYTPDSGRILLDGLDLQEWDVDILRRRIGVIFQNFVRYQFTVGENIGVGDVKNLEDKHRWQIAAQKGLANSFIEKLPQSFQTQLGRWFKGGQELSGGQWQKIALARAFMRTQADILVLDEPTSAIDAQAEFEIFNHFRTLTQNQMVFLISHRFSTVRMADKIVVIDNGEVQEQGTHEELLKSGGIYAKLFLLQAAGYQ
- a CDS encoding serine/threonine protein kinase: MSLCINPFCPNPENPDNDNHRFCQSCGSQLLLEDRYRVMRLLSDKTSFGKIYEVYTRSTPKILKVLKEQLNNHAKAVELFQKEANVLSQLNHSGIPQVDGYFQYQTSNGFKLHCLVMEKIDGVNLEEWLQQQSHQPISEKQAIAWLKQLAEILNIVHSQGWFHRDIKPANIMLRNNGQLVLIDFGTARDATHTYLAKLGEGNQITAVFSAGYTATEQACGQAVPQSDFFSLGRTFVYLLTAQYPLRFYNARDDVLNWRPAANVSPKFAAFLDNLMARKAADRPQTPEILLQQLRQLEQTTTLKTTQISRKFPRVITVGTLLVMAGVLSYGLYQLPRLTFIHNNQLEHLQIDNTLKSHSHYVKTLSISQNGKTLVSGSSDKTIKIWNLADGSLIRTISGHNSGVIAVAISPDNQTLVSSSNDQTIKIWNLETGTLIHTLKGHEGAVWSIAISPDGQTLVSGSGDKTIKIWNLKTGQLVKKLTSHLSSVMSLAISPDGQTLVSGSNDKTIKIWNLATGELMRTITGHDDAVISLAINPDSQTLVSGSNDKTIKIWNLATGELIKTLTGHNAEVFSVAISPDGKTLASGSGDTTIKLWNLNDGSLIQTLTGHTTTVYSVVFSPDSQTLVSGSSDRSIKIWRIQQ
- a CDS encoding translation initiation factor 3, producing the protein MIDHENNNRGLIDTYEALQIAQSVELDLVVVSQNEDIPVAKILNYGKLQYQKKKRQGSSARPTVKEVRFRPNVGAGDYNLRINQALQWLSKGDSVKFAIRLRGRENQYRQQAGDMLDRIVTDLGQVGKVQSLDKRSLIVQIMPA
- a CDS encoding RNA-binding region RNP-1 is translated as MSVYVGNLSYEVTEDSLNAVFAEYGSVKRIQLPTDRETGRMRGFGFVEMGTDAEETAAIEALDGAEWMGRDLKVNKAKPKEDRGSFGGNRGSYGARNRY
- a CDS encoding alpha/beta hydrolase fold protein, producing MIPIRQTLVKSDIQLSYLEWSQGQEPLLLLHGLGDHALVWSSLGAYLAADYHIVAPDMRGHGESSKPEKDYSFESAIADLETLMDKLGWSSAHVVSHSWTGKLAVIWAKKNPQRVRSMVLVDPIFIWKMPEFLKATFPVLYRFLSFLKGMGPFASYAEAEQLAQKLNQYQGWNELQQQVFQAGIEQKPDGSWGSKFTIAARDGIFEDVMRVPGFTSPIDTPALFVKSDKGLNRQEWQLKPYKTNLKNLRLCQVPGNHWPFLTEPESFNRTVAAFLAECK